Below is a genomic region from Raphanus sativus cultivar WK10039 chromosome 4, ASM80110v3, whole genome shotgun sequence.
CCGAAGAGTGTTTCTTTTGATACTCCGAATCTGCTTGTGTTGAGCTACTATGATTTGGTTGCGGAAGACTATCCTTTGGTTAATATGAAGAAACTAAGTGAGGCTACGATCAGTTTGATAGTAACTGATGCTCAGATCAAGCGACTAAGAGAgccaaataataataatgatgatGAGTTGTTGTTGCTagaggatgaggaggaggaggaggaggaggaggagggggaTGTTGCTATCCACTTTGGTAATGTGGTGAAGCTCATGAACGGCATACAAAATGTTCAGAGACTTACCTTGACTTCTGATACGCTTGAGGTCAGTTTTTGATTTGTATTCTTCTTTCTCGTTTGAAACATTAAGTTGCAAAAAATGTCTAGTTCTTGTTGGGATGTTAGGTGCTTTCTCAATGCTGTGATACAATGCCAGTGTTCAACAACCTCAAATTCTTAGGTGTACCGGGTGAAGAGGGTCGTGGATGGCAAGCAATGCCTGCTCTTCTGAGGAACTGTCCTCATTTGGAAACTATAATCATTCAGGTAGATTTATAAACTCTACACGTGTTTTTTTACTTACACTAAACCTTGTGTCTCCTTTGGTTCAGGGTTTATTACACTATGTAACAGATAAATGCGGGGATGCTTGTCCCTGCATTGCTCGAGAAGACAGAGGTCGTTCACTCAGGTCTTGTCCAGTGAAGATGTTAGAGATTCAAGGGTTTCGAGGAACGATGAAAGAGATGAACATGATTAAGCATTTCTTGGAGTATTTTCCGTGTTTGAAGAGGCTGGACGTCTTTGTTGAAGATAATGATCCTACACAGCTCAGAAACGATCAAGTGTCTGAACTGGTCATCGAGATGTTTGAACTCTACAGCAAGCTGTGGCCGAGTTCCAATGTCAAGGTCCTGGTGAGTGATTTCTTGGATGCGAAATGGACTGCGCAAGGACATATCTGAAGAAGGAAACTTGGCTTGAAAGCCATCTCAAACCAATCACAATATCTTTTGTCACAGTTTCTTCTTTGGTCTTTTTATCTTTTGTCAtttgatatatatgttttaatgtgatttctcaACATGGATAGACAACTTGGCTAAAtggttaatttttatttatcctTATGTTAGAGTTTCTTCTTTGCCTTGGGGACCTTGGTATTTTAACTGTTGTAGGCGATGCTTTGGCCAACATTGACTGAGTTAGTCCTCGGCATATTATCCGAATCGGAAAACCAAATCGAAACCGAATCGAAAAAACCGAGATAAAAACTGGACcgaaaattacaaaaacaaaaacttgaaCGGTTCCTGTATTTCTAAAttcgaaaaaccgaaccgaatggGTATcgaatattttgaatatatttaaaatattaattatttttaattttaatatatgtaaaacaaaatttataaatgaaaaatttccaaaaaaccCCAAACTATCCGAATTACCCAAATATTTTTCGGGCTTTTTTGGGTTTAATTCAGGTTTTCGATATTTTCcggttttttggttttaaacccGAACCAAATCCGAATTATTTATAATTCGGTTCCACTTCggattttatagaaaaatagaaacccgaaccgaatccgatatTATTCTATCCGAACGGATccaaaaaatatctgatttcTAAATATTCCAAAACCCAAATATTCTGAAATCCGAACCGACCCAAACCAATCTGAACCGAAAACCTAAATGGGAAGCACTAGACTGAGTATAAGACATAAGGCTACTCTTTTGGTACGTTCCATAACGAAATAGGCTTTGAAATTGGCTCAGTTAAAGGCCCATTgtgatttttggtttttagtaaCTGTCACTGTTGTATGATTCATTTCATGGAAAGAAGTGTCAGTGAGTACAGAGTAGGGTCTGTCGAGGCCTAAAATAGCTAAATGGTTAGGGGCAATGTTACTCAGTGGCTGGGATGGTCACTCTGACACTTTGACcaatcaaaacccaaaagaGAACAGTCCCGTGCGGCCCATActgttcaatttttaaaatgtaaatgatTCAGAAAATATTGAAGCGTTTCAATCTCTGTGTTGTTTAGCACTCATCTACGTATGCATCCTTTTTCTATGGCGTGGATTGGATGACATGATGGATGTTCAATCGAATTTTACGTAACcaaaaattatacaaataaaacatTAGTTGGTCAATCTAGCCAGAGAGTAAGACAAATCTTTAAAAGTTAAACGAAATTAGAAactaaaaaattcattatatgaGAAATACATTATGGAGGTGtattaaaaattgtatttgAAAAGATTCAGTTTCGATAACTTTTAGATGAATAAGAAAGTTATCATGACGAAagttaaagcaaaaaaaaaaaacaaagttatcatgattttaattaaatagtCTAGAATACATTACCAAGCAAAATCATATAATttggattttatatttttgattactAAACCCCACAAaaacatttatcatattattttttctaaaatttatgattttaaatatttttaataacattatAGTTTAAAATCACAAgttcaataatattattattttaaattaatatttgaataataaataatttatcattttaatataaattgctccagtttttaaatttaatacatTCTCCTAATTTGGAATGTTCAATGAAACCTTAGAAGATTTGTAAAGATTTAATCATTTAAGATTGTTGTCTATTTTGagttaaaatgataaaattttacaacattaaatttctaaaatacatGGATTGAAATGGAATCCAAATGGTTTGATTTCAAATCATTCCAACACAAGATTAGTATAAATGTGTTGTATCATTAAAGTAATAATCCAATCGAATATTATGAACAACAAAACAATGactatttccaaaaaaaaaaatttaacacaaaAAGAATTGTTAGGAAAgtaaatttctatattttaaaaagatcttGTTAGAAACTTAGAATCAAATAGTAAGTTTTAGTTTAGTCAAACATTTTAGTTGTGTGTATAATTAGCTTAAGTCATTTTTACTGCAatttttttgtatgatttttgAGTATTCCCAAACAAACACTTCTCTTCTCATTGGAGACTAAAATCTATTTCCTCACCACATCCAATAACTACCACACACACACGCACCAATATttaagatatataataataatattaaatttgttcTTTCCAAAAATAATCACTTAAGAAACCCATCGTATTgataatattatcaaataatagACCCCTCTCGTAAGTCTctccataaatatatatatcaccgTCACCAAtcaagctcctttcatgtctacTTCTTTCCTTGACCTCAGAGGTGGAAAATTAAGAATTTATATTGCTTTAgctagtttaaaaaatatatatatataattcctttagctttttagttttatttatttatttttctttctgagTTTTTGTTTGAACCTATTCAGTCGTAATTATGGATTCATCATCTAGATGTGAGTTTAATTTCCTttcttttaaatcttcaaagCTAGGGTTTTTACTGTCTTGAAAATCATATTATTCTTctaaatttagcaaaaaaacgCACATTACTTTCCATTTCAGTCGTCTTGTCACACTCTCTCTCATCTTTAAAGTCTCCTTTTTTAGCAATaattctctctccctctctcataatttttttccttctggttcttcctctctctctttactttctCTTTAATCACTCATTCTTGAATCTTAATTCAAGATCTTCCTTCTCTTCATCCCATTCATACTTTTCCTCTTGGGTTTTCAGGATCAAATAAAAGttattgttttagggtttttctttccttttttacGATGGCGAGAGAGAAGATTCAGATCAGAAAAATCGACAACGCGACGGCGAGACAAGTAACTTTCTCTAAACGAAGAAGAGGTCTTTTCAAAAAAGCTGAAGAGCTCTCCGTTCTCTGCGACGCAGATGTTGCCCTCATCGTCTTCTCTTCCACCGGAAAGCTCTTCGAGTTTTGTAGCTCAAGGTCTCTCTCTATCTTTGTCATTAACATTCAAAATCTTTGAAAGAACCGTCCTCTAGATCCAGAAAAAGCTTTATGTATATGTTATACACAGAAGTTTACTGTATCAAACCGTATTGGACCACttactttttatttaagaatattAATGACCAAACATTCATAAATAAAACTGGTTAACTCTTCATTTAGGGAAAATTAGGTATCTACGTACAGTAATATTCAAGATAATGCAAATATTATCATTTGTATATAAtgctatatttttttgtataattttgtatataaagtTATTGTGGATGATATATGGAAGCCATCaatgtcatatttatttataaatatgtggtGACCATAAATTTCTAGATGTTGGGAATCTAAAACTACTTATCATAAAGATATGATTTTAGATTTCTGACCCACTAGTTATCAGTTCAGTTCCTATCTTCGGGACATCTATACACATACACGCTCACATATAAGTATAGATGTTAATTAAAAACAGTGTTAACAGTGAAATACTGTCTGTATGAGAATTAGATTgtttttttgtgaatttttgGTAGCTTTTGATTTCACATTTTGGGTACATTGTCGCTATTTTTATATCGTATAGGGACAAATCAATGATGTTGCTGTTATAACATCATGGTAGATCATTAACAGTCTAATGTAGTAAGGTACTTATTAGAATGTGTTTTCATAATATACTGAAGCATGAGGGAAGTATTAGAGAGGCATAACTTGCAGTCAAAGAACTTGGAGAAGCTTGATCAGCCATCTCTGGAGTTACAGGTTAGCTTTGCTATTCTCTAACTATACAATCTATTCCcttattttaacatttaaacccaaaaaaaatccattccgttattttaacatttagaccaaaaaaaaaatattctgttATATtaccatttttaattaatgtatccTAAATTCCTAATGTACATAAGTTTGATCAAGAAACTCTAAAACATTATTCTGATAGGACCCAAGCACTATATTGATTGTATGTGATTAGACTATATGCGATCCAAACGAACTAAGAGTGTTAAAGAGACTTGGTTTATGATTCTCTGTATAATTAaagtttggtttaaaaattttcttACATGATTAATGGTTGCGAGCTCTCTAAGGCTAAGCTATAGACATGTAGAATTAGTCATGTGTAGAGATTTACCTGAATTGATTTGCTCAAGTGCCTAAGTCAATGTTTTATTTGTTAGCTGGTTGAGAACAGTGACAACGCCCGGTTGAGCAAAGAAATTGCAGATAAGAGCCACCAACTAAGGTACACTATAGATGCATATTCTACGAATTTTTTCCTAACCATCATTTTTCCAAGTGtgtgtttatatataattctaTGTAGGCAAATGAGAGGAGAGGAACTTCAAGGACTTAACATTGAAGAGCTGCAACAGCTGGAAAAGGCCCTTGAAGCTGGTTTGTCGCGCGTGATTGGAACAAAGGTTGTCTTTTACCTATTAATTGCTGATGTTAAAAGTAGTACAACAGTATGGTACAATGTACAAGATTTCTCTAAGCTTACGGATATGTAACTTACTATGACAAGATGTTGTTTTCAGAGCGAGAAGATTATGAATGAGATCAGCGACCTTCAAAGAAaggtaaaaaaatatcaaaatgaggTTTATTATGATTCATATCATTAGCAATTTGTGATAGTTCAAATATTCTCTCTTTAATTTTGGTGTTTAGGGAATGCAACTGATGGATGAGAACAAGCGGCTAAGGCAGCAAGTACGCATCTTATCCTATATTTGTCCTATAGCCATATCTTTGATCATATTTTGACTTAAATGGCTAAACCAAGCATGGTTAAATAGTGTATTTGTGtctaatgaaaatataaaatagctaGTTAGTCCCTAAGTTTAAAGCAGTGTACACTTGGTCCTAGATGTGGGAGTACTGTGGATGGTTTTGGTTCAACTTGatgatattgatatttttctttcatgttttttttttcaatcttgATTTTGCAGGGAACACAACTAACAGAAGAGAACGAGCGGCTAGGCGAGCAAGTAAGTCGGTATTATTTcgaacatgtttttttttttgttttttggtttaatgctaattttggaatttttatcTGGTTACGGTgaagatatataataatatgcaTGAAAGATACGGTGGAGTTGAGTCGGAGAACACCGCCGTGTACGAGGAAGGCCACTCGTCGGAGTCCATTACCAACGCTGGAAACTCCACCGGTGCTCCTGTTGACTCCGAGAGCTCCGATACTTCCCTTAGGCTCGGGTAACTCATTATTTTTCACTATATCTCTTAATTTTGTTACTTTTCCTGATTTAATAAGTTGAcatgatttttatttgtaaaaactAATCTCTAAAAAGAAGAGTATATCCCTAAATAATCATATGTTTATCATTTATTTAGTGATTGATTAGACTTTAATCTGCACATACGCCTAtatgtattttcaaaaatatgttgctaTTAGTTTTCATGTCACTATGTCATCGTATagttaatcatattttatatattttatatgtatcattatataagtaaccatataattaatactattatatacataccatcatataaataatcacatttattatatttttaaaaattaatgtaaaatgtaaaattcataatttaaattggtatttgatattggttttgtattgtatttttttatatatattgaaaatattttttaaaatgattattgaaaaatattttagtaaaaataaaattttgagtatatttttgaatcaattatttatataaatcaattttaaatattattttgatttgaaatatgtatatcaattttaagttttgttttatgattatttttgcAAAAATCGGTTTTTAGGCCATCATCATTGCAGGTTTCTTaggagaaaataataaattgtttcttAACTTTTCCTTAATTTTTAACTCAAAAGttaaaaaactttttcaaaCTTCTAAATACTACTCAAAAGTTAATTTTGCACTGTTAGCAGACTCCACCGATACATAACGACCTGCGATTGATTcgctttttgttttttttttcaaaaacaccGGTTCACGGTTTCAGCGTTAATGATGGTCTTATGGCGTGTTccttattttatatgatattgaACATTATGTATTTAAATCTAACGTGCAAAATAGACCATTAGTTTACGGTTTGTTTGGGgttcagaagaaaaaaagaaagtgtaCGGTTTGTTTTGCAAATGTCACTGAAATATATAGCCATTTTACTTGAATCACCCTAAAGGAACTAAAATGATTTAATGTTTGGTTTCTTGCAGCTTACGCTTACCGTATGGCGGTTAGTTGGAACCACAAAAAGAAGTTGATGGAGTGAGGACATAATTCTCTGTGATTTCTCTTGTTTTATGTAAGTTTTTGTCTGAAGAAGAGGTTCCTTTTATGGTCTCTATGATATATTAGCTCTGGCATTTCTGTGTTATCATCGACAGACTGTGGATGGACATCGtaaattcttctttttctttttatcaaatatGTGAGTTATCATTCGAAACTAATGAAGCAAGAGGTACAAGACATCGAAactaaaacaaaacacaaaggTTGTAAtctaccacaaaaaaaaaagttagactAGAACAACAATCGTAAGACCAATTAAAATTAGGATCTAATTTCAACTGATGCTAGGTtgaataaaatgaaacaaaagcaAATTCCAAAACTGAAATGAGTGAGGCATTGTGAGAGAGTTGACATCCCTGCAAGCTAAAACACGACACCATCCAAAAGGCGAGCTTCAACTATCAACAGGTGAATGAAGGCTGACCATACCCTGCCCCAGCCATTGACAAAGGTAGAATTagaaactaatatattttcttattcaaaaaaaaaagagataaaaactAAACTGAAAGGCCTTTTTCTTGAATCTTCAGCAtacttagagcatcattaaccccCATTGCTTAAAATGGGGtgcttaacattttttttttgtttttttcggatttaaaagaaaaaaaaattaatagatgaATCACTTGCGAGCCACCATGTGTTAGTGGGACCCGCAGAACAGTGCAAACAACAGCAAAATTGAACGCTTATTTAAACTATTCTTCGTCTTCTGCTcttctctttccttctttttttgactaaaataatAACAAGCACCCCCTAGAATCtagggttaatgatgctcttaccACTATCCATGATTCACTGAAGCAGAGGCTCCAAGCTCACGGGAATAGAGAAAAATCAGAGTTAGCAGGCGGAGGTAATTGAGGCGACCGTGCCCCGGCCACTAAACCAGCAACTCTAGAGGGCGTCTAAAGCATTGAATCGAGGAGGAAGGTGGAGCacgaaaattaattattttttacatgAACTAGTTATTGAGAATTTTCTAGTTATTTCCTACCTGTAAGTGTCGCAAAGGCAAAAGAAATTATTTATTGAGTTTATCTCCTAAGGTGAACTATATGTTCAGCAATCAATAgcattttgttatttaatattacatatcttttagaaaagaaataaaataataaaaaatgtcaaattatattatgtttttaaaattaaaaaaatattaatagttgccaacctttttaaaaaatatttttagcgccagcaaaacattaaaccataaaTCTTTGGATAAACCTTAAACcgtaaattataaaaactaaacactaaatcttaaaaatattaaacccctaaactctaaatccttggataaatcttaaaaccTAAAGT
It encodes:
- the LOC108855391 gene encoding MADS-box protein SVP-like — translated: MAREKIQIRKIDNATARQVTFSKRRRGLFKKAEELSVLCDADVALIVFSSTGKLFEFCSSSMREVLERHNLQSKNLEKLDQPSLELQLVENSDNARLSKEIADKSHQLRQMRGEELQGLNIEELQQLEKALEAGLSRVIGTKSEKIMNEISDLQRKGMQLMDENKRLRQQGTQLTEENERLGEQIYNNMHERYGGVESENTAVYEEGHSSESITNAGNSTGAPVDSESSDTSLRLGLRLPYGG